One window of Globicephala melas chromosome 2, mGloMel1.2, whole genome shotgun sequence genomic DNA carries:
- the LOC138842563 gene encoding decreased expression in renal and prostate cancer protein-like, translating into MQPATGGSAAGRQQGSSSPEGALRGRDPPRASGLGLPLATPPRGAERSGAVAGAPPPNALGSSPGGSAAPRAGAGARKPRCHLFHPPEDQTPTAPYPAGPGRAREFVCSPGPGAVGGPRLPQLGSGPQPRSRPRSIRTPGAPSCPLTVPARAQGKGLGTHASLSSSLSSRRALSPGWGRGRGRGGAGRGAGCQPQAGAGCTRGPRRVRRAGAALRAVRRVRGAPAAIQLPGLRSILVRGSQRAAAAARRSASLTERRRPAGAAVHPRGPAPAPGKRESGPPDPPTAAV; encoded by the coding sequence ATGCAACCAGCGACTGGGGGATCTGCGGCAGGTAGGCAGCAGGGGTCCTCCAGTCCGGAAGGGGCTCTCCGTGGCCGAGATCCCCCCAGGGCTTCTGGCCTAGGGCTCCCTCTCGCCACGCCTCCGCGCGGGGCCGAGCGCTCGGGCGCGGTCGCCGGGGCCCCTCCGCCGAacgcgctcgggagctcgccagGGGGCAGCGCGGCGCCCAGGGCAGGTGCGGGCGCAAGAAAGCCTCGCTGTCACCTGTTCCACCCGCCGGAGGATCAGACCCCAACGGCTCCCTATCCCGCAGGTCCCGGGCGCGCCCGAGAATTTGTGTGCTCCCCAGGGCCCGGGGCGGTTGGGGGGCCGCGGCTTCCACAGCTGGGCTCGGGCCCCCAGCCCCGAAGCCGGCCCCGCAGCATCCGGACCCCAGGTGCGCCCTCCTGCCCTCTGACTGTCCCGGCGCGGGCTCAGGGGAAAGGGCTGGGCACGCACGCATCTTTGTCCTCCTCCCTGTCTTCCCGCCGCGCGCTCTCGCCGGGCTGGGGGCGCGGGcgaggccggggcggggcggggcggggcgcgggctGCCAGCCGCAGGCCGGTGCGGGGTGCACCCGCGGGCCGCGCCGCGTGCGCCGGGCAGGGGCGGCCCTGCGTGCCGTACGCCGCGTCCGGGGCGCGCCCGCTGCTATCCAGCTTCCCGGGCTCCGCAGCATCTTGGTGCGCGGCTCACAAAGAGCTGCGGCGGCGGCCCGGCGCTCGGCCTCGCTGACGGAGCGGCGGCGGCCGGCCGGGGCGGCAGTGCACCCGCGCGGCCCCGCGCCCGCACCAGGTAAGCGGGAGTCCGGGCCGCCCGACCCGCCCACGGCCGCAGTCTGA